TCGACCTCGAGGACGAGGTGCGCGAGGCGCGACTCTCGGGTGATAGCGAATGAGCAGACACCAGAAACGACTCTCGGTACCGGAATCGTGGCCGGTCGAGCGGAAGACAGCCAAATACACCGTCAAGGCCACCGCGGGGCCCCACGGCGAGAACGGCGTTCCGCTCCTGATCGTGCTGCGAGACGTACTGGGGTATGTCGACTCGAAGAGGGAGGCAAAGTACGCCACGAACGAGGGAGGCGTCCTCGTCAACGGCGAACCGGCCAGCGACGTCCGTCGCCCCATCGGGATGTTCGACATCCTCGGGTTCGAGGAGCGCGGGGAGTTCTACCGCGTGTTCCCCGACGAGGGCGGCCGGCTCGCGCTGACGCCGATCGACGAGGCCGACGCAGACGGCAAGCTCGGCAAGATCGTCGACAAGCGCCAGGTGCCCGGCGGCGAAACGCAGCTCCAGCTGCACGACGGGCGCAACCTGCGAGTCGACGACGCCGGGGACTACTCCGGCGGCGACTCGATCGTCATCGACTGGGACAACGAGATCCTCGCGCACTTCGCCTACGAGGAGGGTGCGCTGGTCACCGCGGTGCAGGGCCAGCACGCCGGCGAGGTCGGCGAGGTCGAGTCGATCGACGTGATCGAATCGAGCGCGCCGAACACGGTCAGTATCGTCGGCGAGGACACCGAGTTCGAGACGGTCGAGGAGTACGTCGTCGTGATCGACGAGAACTTCACCGGCGAGGAGAACGCCGTCGAGGGAGGTGAGGACGAATGAGCGAGTCCGAAGCGGAAGCCGAGGGCGAGTTCCACGAGATGCGCAAGCCGACCGTCGAGAAGGTCGTCGTCCACATGGGCGTCGGCACCGGCGGGCGCGAGCTCGCGAACGCCGAGGAGATCCTCGAGGAGATCACGGGCCAGCAGAGCGTCCGGACGGAGGCCAAATCCACGAAGCCGGAGTTCGGCATCCGCCAGGGCGACCCGATCGGCGCGAAGGTCACCCTTCGCGACGAGACGGCCCGCGAGTTCCTCGAGACGGCGCTCTCGGTCGCCGACGTCTCGGGCGGACAGTTCGACCAGACCGGCAACGTCAGCTTCGGGATCGAGGAGCACACCGAGTTCCCCGACCAGGAGTACGACCCGAACATCGGTATCTTCGGGATGGACGTGACGGTGAACCTCGTTCGCCCGGGCTACCGGGTGAAGAAGCGCGACGTCGCGTCGCGTTCGATCCCGTCGAACCACCGCCTCGACGCGGCGGCGGCGATCGCGTACCTGAACGAGGAGTTCGACGCCGAAATCGGACAGGAGGAGACGAATGAGTGAATCAGAGACCGAACACGAGACGGGCGAGCACGCCACGAAGCGGACCGGTCAGATCGAGCAGTGCCAGCGCTGTGGCCGCAAGCAGGGCCTCGTTGGCAAGTACGACATCTGGCTGTGTCGACAGTGCTTCCGCGAGATCGCCCGCAACATGGGGTTCAAGAAGTACAAATGACGACGAGTGATCCGTTCAGCAACGCGCTCTCGGGGATCGACAACGCCGAGAGTGTCGGACATCTGACGCACACGATACAGCCCGCTT
The sequence above is a segment of the Halalkalicoccus tibetensis genome. Coding sequences within it:
- a CDS encoding 30S ribosomal protein S4e, which translates into the protein MSRHQKRLSVPESWPVERKTAKYTVKATAGPHGENGVPLLIVLRDVLGYVDSKREAKYATNEGGVLVNGEPASDVRRPIGMFDILGFEERGEFYRVFPDEGGRLALTPIDEADADGKLGKIVDKRQVPGGETQLQLHDGRNLRVDDAGDYSGGDSIVIDWDNEILAHFAYEEGALVTAVQGQHAGEVGEVESIDVIESSAPNTVSIVGEDTEFETVEEYVVVIDENFTGEENAVEGGEDE
- a CDS encoding 50S ribosomal protein L5 is translated as MSESEAEAEGEFHEMRKPTVEKVVVHMGVGTGGRELANAEEILEEITGQQSVRTEAKSTKPEFGIRQGDPIGAKVTLRDETAREFLETALSVADVSGGQFDQTGNVSFGIEEHTEFPDQEYDPNIGIFGMDVTVNLVRPGYRVKKRDVASRSIPSNHRLDAAAAIAYLNEEFDAEIGQEETNE
- a CDS encoding 30S ribosomal protein S14; translation: MSESETEHETGEHATKRTGQIEQCQRCGRKQGLVGKYDIWLCRQCFREIARNMGFKKYK